CGGCTGATACATCGGCCGTTCACAGCATTCTCGTACACAAGTCCAACGAGGACAAGATCATGGTCCTTGACTCCTACAAGCTCATAGCTGCGAGCGGCGAGCCCGGCGACAGGTCTCTCAGTCGTTAATGCTTTGCACAAATTCGTAAACAAACCCATATTCTGTATTTTAagcatttgaaaattttgagtttTGTGGCAGAGTTCAATTTACGGAATACATACAGAAGAACGTGGCTTTGTATCAGTTTCGTAATGGAATTCCTTTGACCACTGCAGCTGCTGCTAACTTTACACGAGGGGAGCTCGCTGCTGCTTTGAGAAAGGTAATTTGGCTTCATTTTCTTCGAAGTGCAGATTTTAGGGTTCAGGGTCGGCAGCATGCTTGCTTTGCTGGGGGTGATTTAAGGGTTTTTGTTGCTTTTAGTGAGAGGATGTTAGGTTTTCTGCATCTCTTATGCTTTGATGCGAATTGAATAGATTGAATATGGTGGCAGCATTACTTTGAGTGGTGATTAAAAGGAATTGCTGATATGTGTTGTTGCATTATTTTGGTTTGATATCTTTCAATTCTGGTGTGTTCTCTGAAGTGGAAGTGGCTCAGCTTGTTTATTAAAGGCCTATATTGCAATATTTGGAAGGTCATAAAGGTTGGTATGTGCTATATAATCTACATGGTTTATAGTCCTTAGTGTGTTTTCATCATCCAATTGAATTGTGTCTCTCATCTTATATGTTATGATTATCTACATTTTGTTCTTTTGTGCTTTTCGCCATATTCTTTCTTTCATTTGCTTTCACCAGAGGCAACTACTACAAAGGTTCATTTCCTATCCAGTGTGAGATTTGGAATGAAAAATTTAGAGTGACCTTGTATTTGCTGGAGTGATTTTGAGGAATTAGAGATGTAGACATCAGAAACTGGTGGAGAGCGCCTGTTAAAAAGCAGTAGTCTTTAGTGTGCTGTGAGAACGCATAGAAGTCaatatatatttgatttttCAACTTTAGAAAATGCTATTTTGATGTGTCTGCTTTTGTATGAACAGTTTCACAAACAAGCTcttggattttgaattttgaattttgatggGACTACATTTACAGTACTTAGCTTCTCTTCAAGTAATTAGTAATATATGACTtgctaattttgaattttgttttTTCAGAACCCATATTCTGTGAACTTTCTTTTGGCTGGCTATGACAAAGAGACTGGTCCTTCTCTCTATTACATTGACTATATTGCTACCCTTCACAAGGTTGAAAAGGGAGCTTTTGGGTATGGATCTTATTTTTGCCTGTCCATGATGGACAGACACTTTCACAGTGGCATGTCAGTGGAAGAAGCAATTGATTTGGTTGATAAGTGCATAATGGAGATCCGATCCAGGTTGGTTGTGGCACCACCAAACTTTGTGATCAAGATTGTTGACAAGGATGGAGCAAGGGAGTATGCTTGGCGTGAATCTGTGAGGGAAGCTCTAGCGGCCTAGAAAAATTCCGCTTTGGACTAGCATTTCTTGTTTATGAGTTGCCAACAGCGACTGCTTCATTGGAATGTTCAGAACTAGTTAGTCACTtgttttttccttcaatttaTATGTTACTTTTTCGACAAAAAAAGGGGAAAATTTATATGTTACTTTGCTTATCTTCTTGTGACGTTGTAATTTGGAATGTTTGCATAATTCATGATCATCCTACACCCTGAAGCaggaagtgaattaaatttaagaattacTTCGTTTCATGCAGATAGCTGGGTATAATTTCTCGAATGATACAATTTTATATGAAATACAGTTCattaattttcattcatttatttttctttcaaaaaataaagaaatgagATTTAAATTCAAAACTGAGAAATTAAGCATATgtttggttttgaagtttggccAATTAACTTGCAAAAGCTAATGTTAAGGCGATTTGGTTAGTTTATTcaaatcttataattttaataatttagtttaaaattgaaaGGTTTGCCCAATTTTTACCTAAATGTTATGACGTTGTGGATCTCTTGTTATTAGAATAAAAGATGTTGCATGTCTTTCCACTTAAGTATAGCCACATTccctcaaatttaaaaaaaatatttggctgtaattttagaataaaatactaaaataaaaaaatttaaataaaatcgtcaaaactaaatttaagagtgaaaaacatttttttactgttgaaaaaatacaaaaaattattttattattttagtattattataataaaaacatattaaagtttatttttaatttagtttctaatattttttaattaatagatttatgaAAACATTTTCCTCATCTTATGTCTGAGGCTGCAAATTAGACGTACACATACAAGTTTTTCCAAATTTTCATGATAAACCagcaaaaacttcaaaacctcgCATACAAATGGACCCATCATGAGGTAGACAGGCCCATAGTTTGTTCCACGGACCCATCCGACGCGGACTATCCCTATTTTCTCTCTCTCCGCCCCGACCCTACACTAAACTAtggaaaattaaaagaaagtcGAGTCTCGCCTACCCTTTTCTGCGGTTACTGATTGGCTACTACTCGTCTACTCTATAGTAGTAAGACGACGTCTATCTGGGGTAAGTAAAGTGACCGATGATTCTCAATTCTCAAACCATATCACTCTTATTTCCCTTCTTCTCTTGATTTTCTCTCAGCGTTTCATCCATCGCACTAATTTTTAATCCTCTCAACTTTCTGCTCAAAGACGAGTGAGTGCTTTTCTTCCTCCGTTTTCATTTTTGCATGTTAGATTAATGGGAGTAGTGAAAAATGGGTTTCCCTGAGATCTGtgattattttgttttattttcttcctCCATGTCTTCATTAATGGTGATTTCTATTACATATTTTGTGCCTTCTTTTTGCATTCTGTGTCTTGAGATTGCTTG
The genomic region above belongs to Manihot esculenta cultivar AM560-2 chromosome 3, M.esculenta_v8, whole genome shotgun sequence and contains:
- the LOC110610727 gene encoding proteasome subunit beta type-2-A, with product MECVFGLIGNGFAIVAADTSAVHSILVHKSNEDKIMVLDSYKLIAASGEPGDRVQFTEYIQKNVALYQFRNGIPLTTAAAANFTRGELAAALRKNPYSVNFLLAGYDKETGPSLYYIDYIATLHKVEKGAFGYGSYFCLSMMDRHFHSGMSVEEAIDLVDKCIMEIRSRLVVAPPNFVIKIVDKDGAREYAWRESVREALAA